The following proteins come from a genomic window of Mycobacterium sp. DL:
- a CDS encoding SRPBCC family protein: MHEPLVVEQSRAIPVRPADAFDGTAPISLPMLFRRRYGPIPPIKAVVDQTGDWDAVGQSRTVLLAGGGSMRERLTAFDPPNGFGYSLTDITGPLSPLVSAIDGEWVFDPAGTGTKVTWRWTIHPKSGLTRPALPVFGRLWRGYARQALEELSHQLVP, encoded by the coding sequence ATGCACGAGCCCCTGGTCGTCGAGCAGTCACGGGCAATCCCGGTGCGACCGGCCGATGCCTTCGACGGCACCGCGCCGATCTCGTTGCCGATGCTGTTCCGGCGCCGGTACGGGCCGATCCCACCGATCAAGGCGGTCGTGGATCAAACGGGTGACTGGGACGCCGTCGGGCAGAGTCGCACGGTCCTGCTCGCCGGTGGCGGCAGCATGCGTGAGCGGCTGACCGCCTTTGATCCCCCGAACGGCTTCGGATATTCGCTCACCGACATCACCGGCCCGCTGAGTCCCCTGGTGAGCGCCATCGACGGCGAGTGGGTCTTCGACCCCGCCGGCACAGGAACCAAGGTGACCTGGCGCTGGACCATCCACCCGAAATCCGGACTGACGCGGCCGGCACTGCCGGTGTTCGGCCGTCTCTGGCGCGGGTACGCGCGGCAGGCGCTCGAGGAACTGTCACACCAACTCGTGCCCTGA
- a CDS encoding patatin-like phospholipase family protein, with translation MTTDKRALVLAGGGLAGIAWETGVLLGICDEAPEAGEALLDSDVLLGTSAGSAVAAQIGSGVPLTELFARQVAPGDSHEINPGVSIETITGLFLDAMLIAGATKAEKLQKIGAVAAATETVPESVRRSVIAQRLPSHEWPQRMLRVTGIDVATGELEVFDNGSGVALVDAVAASCAVPGVWPLVTIGDRRFMDGGVGSTVNIAVARDCGTAVVLVPSGADSPSPWGMAAAEEINTFSGETLAVFADAESLAAYGPNPLDPACRAPSAEAGRVQGRREAHRVARFLGL, from the coding sequence GTGACGACTGACAAGCGCGCCCTGGTGCTCGCAGGCGGCGGACTGGCCGGTATCGCCTGGGAAACCGGTGTGCTGCTGGGGATTTGTGACGAGGCACCCGAAGCGGGCGAGGCACTGCTCGACTCCGACGTGCTCCTGGGAACCTCGGCAGGTTCCGCGGTCGCGGCCCAGATCGGTAGCGGCGTGCCGCTGACCGAGCTGTTCGCGCGGCAGGTGGCCCCGGGCGACTCGCACGAGATCAACCCCGGCGTGTCCATCGAGACGATCACCGGGTTGTTCCTCGACGCGATGCTCATCGCCGGCGCGACGAAGGCGGAGAAGCTGCAGAAGATCGGCGCGGTGGCCGCGGCCACCGAGACCGTCCCCGAATCGGTCCGCAGATCGGTGATCGCCCAGCGGCTGCCTTCCCATGAATGGCCGCAGCGGATGTTGCGTGTCACCGGGATCGACGTCGCCACAGGAGAACTGGAGGTCTTCGACAACGGGTCCGGTGTCGCCCTGGTGGATGCGGTGGCGGCGAGTTGCGCAGTGCCGGGAGTGTGGCCGCTGGTCACGATCGGTGATCGTCGCTTCATGGACGGTGGCGTGGGAAGCACGGTGAACATCGCGGTCGCGCGGGACTGCGGTACCGCGGTCGTGCTGGTTCCCTCCGGAGCCGACTCACCGTCGCCGTGGGGGATGGCCGCAGCGGAGGAGATCAACACGTTTTCCGGTGAGACGCTGGCGGTGTTCGCAGATGCCGAATCGCTCGCCGCGTACGGGCCGAACCCGTTGGACCCGGCCTGCCGGGCACCGTCGGCGGAGGCGGGCCGGGTCCAGGGGCGTCGCGAAGCGCACCGGGTGGCCCGGTTCCTAGGGCTCTGA
- a CDS encoding dihydrodipicolinate reductase — MALRVVQWATGGVGVAAVKGVLEHPDLELVGCWVHSPAKAGHDVGQLVGTDLLGVTATDSVEEILALDADAVIYTPLMGNPDEVASLLRSGKNVITPVGWLYPSERSGAPLRQAALEGNTTLHGTGIAPGGISEKFPLMLSAMSTGVTFVRAEEYSDLRTYEAPDVLRHVMGFGETPDKALTGPMQKMLDAGFIQAVRMCVDQLGFAADPKVRATQEIAVATATIDSPMGPIEPGQVAGRKFHWEALADGEVVVRVTVNWLMGEDDLDPAWSFGPEGQRYEMEVRGNPDFTVSVKGFQSEVGGEGPEYGVVGTAAHCVNSVPAVCAAPAGISTYLDLPLISGKAAPRFR; from the coding sequence ATGGCCCTGCGCGTCGTGCAGTGGGCAACCGGCGGAGTCGGTGTGGCCGCAGTCAAGGGTGTGCTCGAGCATCCCGATCTCGAACTCGTCGGGTGCTGGGTGCACTCCCCGGCCAAGGCGGGCCACGACGTCGGCCAGCTCGTAGGCACCGACCTTCTCGGTGTGACCGCGACCGACAGTGTCGAGGAGATCCTGGCGCTGGACGCCGACGCGGTGATCTACACCCCGCTGATGGGAAATCCGGACGAGGTCGCGTCGCTGTTGAGATCGGGCAAGAACGTGATCACCCCGGTCGGTTGGCTGTATCCCAGCGAACGCAGCGGCGCGCCACTGCGGCAGGCGGCGCTGGAAGGCAACACCACGCTGCACGGCACCGGCATTGCGCCCGGCGGCATCAGCGAGAAGTTCCCGTTGATGTTGTCGGCCATGTCGACCGGGGTGACGTTCGTGCGCGCCGAGGAGTACTCGGATCTGCGCACCTATGAAGCACCCGATGTGCTGCGTCACGTCATGGGCTTCGGCGAGACGCCGGACAAGGCGCTGACCGGTCCGATGCAGAAGATGCTCGACGCGGGGTTCATCCAGGCCGTGCGAATGTGTGTGGACCAGTTGGGGTTCGCCGCGGATCCCAAGGTGCGCGCCACCCAGGAGATCGCGGTCGCCACGGCAACCATCGACTCCCCGATGGGCCCGATCGAACCCGGACAGGTCGCCGGCCGCAAGTTCCACTGGGAGGCGCTCGCCGACGGCGAAGTCGTGGTGCGGGTGACGGTCAACTGGTTGATGGGTGAGGACGATCTGGACCCCGCATGGTCATTCGGCCCGGAGGGGCAGCGCTACGAGATGGAGGTCCGCGGGAACCCCGACTTCACCGTGTCGGTGAAGGGATTCCAATCCGAGGTCGGCGGTGAAGGTCCGGAGTACGGCGTCGTCGGCACCGCCGCGCACTGCGTGAACTCGGTGCCCGCGGTGTGCGCGGCTCCCGCCGGCATCTCGACCTACCTGGACCTGCCGCTGATCAGCGGCAAGGCCGCCCCGCGCTTCCGCTGA